The nucleotide sequence GGGCCACGGCTCCCTCGTCGTCCTGTCCTCCGTCGCCGCCGAGCGCGCCCGCCGCTCCAACTTCATCTACGGCTCCAGCAAGGCCGGCCTCGACACCTTCACCCAGGGCCTCGGTGACGCCCTCCACGGCACCGGCGCGCACGTCATGCTCGTCCGCCCCGGCTTCGTCCGCACGAGCATGACGGCGGGCCGCCCGGAGTCCCCCCTCGCGACGACCCCGGAGGCGGTGGCCGCCGCCATCGAACTGGGTTTGCGCCGACGCTCGGAAACCGTCTGGGTCCCGGGTTCGCTGCGCCTGGTGATGGCAGCTCTGAGGCACGTACCGAGGCCGGTCTTCCGCCGCCTGCCGCTTTGAGAGGGCGGGGCACCTCGTTTTTAGGGGGCGCGGGGAACTGCGCAAGCAACCTCCCCGCACCCGCACCCGCACTCGCCGAACAGCCCGAACCTCCGAGCTGTCAGGCGCCCGCCCCACCCAGCGGCAGCGTCGCCGTGTCCCCCACCGGCGCCCCCGCCTGCGGCGGGACGACGGATCCGCGGAACGTGAACTCGCGCAGCTTGCGCCAGACCCCGTCGGGACCCTGCTCATAGAGCGCGAAGCCGGTGCAGGGCCACTGGGCCCCGTACCCGGCGAGCTCCTCGAACGCCCGGTCCATCGCCTCCTCGGCGATGCCGTGCGCCACGGTGACATGCGGGTGGTACGGGAAGTTCAGCTCGCGCGCCACCGGCCCCGAGGCGTCCCGGACCTGCTTCTGCAGCCAGGTGCAGGCCTCGGCCCCCTCGACGACCTGCACGAACACGACGGGCGACAGCGGGCGGAAGGTTCCCGTGCCGGACAGCCGCATCGGGAAGGGCCGGCCGGCCGCCGCGACCTCGGCGAGGTGCGTCTCGATCGCCGGCAACTCGGCGCCCTCGACCACGGTCGGCGGCAGCAGCGTGACATGGGTGGGGATGCCGTGAGCCGCGGCGTCGCCGAAGCCCGCGCGCAGCTCCTGGAGCCGGCTGCCGTGGGGCTCCGGGACCGAGATCGACACACCGATCGTTACGGTCCCCACGTCGTCTCCTGTCGTCGTGTCATGCGAGTTGTCGTATGTCCTTTTGGCGGCGCGGTCCGTCGCACCAGCTATCGACTGTACGGCCACGGCGGTGTTCCGGGCAGGCGCAGCGGGAGTGATGTGCGGCGCTGTCGGTGGTGCGACGGGTGGTGCGATCGGCGCTCGGGGGCAGAGGTGGTGCGGCTCAGTGCTTGGCGGGCAGGAAGCCCACCCGGTCATACGCCTGGGAGAGCGTCTCCGCGGCGACGGCGCGCGCCTTCTCGGCCCCCTCGGCCAGGATCGAATCGAGTGTCTCCGGGTCGTCCAGATACTGCTGGGTGCGCTCCCGGAAAGGCGTCACGAACTCGACCATGGCCTCGGCGAGGTCCGTCTTGAGCGCACCGTAGCCCTTGCCGACGTACTTCTGTTCCAGTTCCCCGATACCCGTACCCGTCAGGGTCGAGTAGATGCTCAGGAGGTTGCTGACGCCCGGCTTCTCCGCGGTGTCGAAGCGGATCACCGTGTCGGTGTCGGTGACCGCGCTCTTGACCTTCTTGGCGGTGACCTTCGGATCGTCGAGCAGGTTGATCAACCCCTTCGGGGTCGACGCCGACTTGCTCATCTTGATCGCGGGGTCCTGAAGGTCGTAGATCTTCGCCGTCTCCTTCAGGATGTACGGCTT is from Streptomyces sp. NBC_01314 and encodes:
- a CDS encoding 2'-5' RNA ligase family protein — its product is MGTVTIGVSISVPEPHGSRLQELRAGFGDAAAHGIPTHVTLLPPTVVEGAELPAIETHLAEVAAAGRPFPMRLSGTGTFRPLSPVVFVQVVEGAEACTWLQKQVRDASGPVARELNFPYHPHVTVAHGIAEEAMDRAFEELAGYGAQWPCTGFALYEQGPDGVWRKLREFTFRGSVVPPQAGAPVGDTATLPLGGAGA